The Novibacillus thermophilus genome segment GCGCGGGAGAACGCAAATGGGCATGGACCGGCTTTATCTTGATGACTGTCGGGGTAGCGATAACGTCCACGTACATTTTGCTCAACGAAGCCTCTGTCTTATATACGTTTTATGCGCCGCTCATGGCACACCCGGGCTTCTACATCGGGCTCGCCCTCGTCGTCGTCGGCAGTTGGCTGGAAGGGTTTGTCGTCTTCCGCCGCCACGCCAGGTGGAGGAGAGAAAACCCAGGCGAGCGCTCTCCGCTGTTAAGCTACATGGGCGTTGTGACCATGCTGTTGTGGCTCATTGCGACACTGGGGGTCGCGGCGACTGTCTTGCTTCAATTTATCCCGTGGTCCCTCGGCTTTACGGAGACGATTGATGTCCTCGTCAGCCGGACGTTGTTCTGGTATTTCGGGCACCCCCTCGTCTATTTCTGGCTGTTACCTGCCTACATGTGCTGGTACGCCATCGTGCCCAAAATCATCGGCGGAAAAATTTTCTCGGATTCGCTGGCCCGCATGTCGTTTATCCTGTTTTTGCTGTTTTCGTTCCCGGTCGGGTTCCACCACCAGTTGACGGAGCCGGGCATTGATCCGTTCTGGAAGTATTTGCAAGTCGTGTTGACATTTATGGTGGTCATTCCATCTCTCATGACGGCATTTGCTCTTTTTGCCACGTTTGAAATGCGCGGCCGGGAGCTGGGAGCCAAGGGCTTGTTCGGCTGGCTGAAAAAGATGCCTTGGAAAGATGTCCGCTTTCTGGCGCCGTTCGTCGGCATGTTGATGTTTATCCCGGGCGGTATCGGCGGCATTATTAACGCCTCGAACCAAATGAACCAAGTTGTGCACAACACGATCTGGGTGACGGGACACTTTCACTTAGCAGTGGCGACGACCGTCGTCCTGACGTTTTTCGGCGTCACGTACTGGCTCGTCCCCTCCATAACAGGTAGAAAATTGACGGCGAGCATGAACAAACTGGGAATTGTTCAAACGGTATTTTGGGCAGTGGGCATGTTAATCATGTCAGGGGCGATGCACTGGCATGGGCTTCTTGGAGGACCGCGCCGCTCCGCGTTCTCAGAATACGCGGGCAATGCGGATACGACTTCATGGGGAGCGTATCAAATGGCACAAGCCATCGGTGGGTCGATTCTATTCGTCGGGATGGTGCTCATGCTCGTCATCTTCGTCTACCTCGCCTTCTTGGCTCCTAAAGGTGAAGAGGAGTTTCCGGTTGCCACCGTTTCTGAGGCGGCCGTTCCGACACCGAAAGTGTTGGAAAACTGGAAGCTGTGGATTGGCGTCACATGCGCGCTCATCTTGTTTGCCTACACGATACCGTTTATCGACATTGTCCAGAACGCGCCCCCGGGATCTCAAGGTTATAAGTTGTGGTAAGAGTGAAGGGGGAGAAGCTTTGGCTTCCCCCGCTCTGTTTATGGGAGGGAAGAGACTTGAAAAAATTGTACATCGCGTTTGTCGTGCTGCTTATTTTGGGCATTTCTTCAGGTGTCCTCTATTTGAAAGTCATCAGACCCGGAAACGCAGAACTGCCGAAAGACGTCGTGATGGAAACGGCGTTTGGAGACGAGTATTCATTCGCCGATCCTCCGAAAAAGGCGAAGTTGATTGAGTTTATGTACACGAATTGTCCCGATGTATGCCCGGTCACGTCTCTCGAAATGTCAAAAGTCCGCAACGCCCTGGAAAGAGAGGGGGTCTTCGGGGATAAGGTGGAATTCATCACCATCACTATCGACCCCAAACACGATACTCAAGACGTGTTACAGGATTACGCCAAACGGTTTGAAGTGACGTCAGATGACGAAGGTTGGGTGTTCTTAAGGGGGTCCGAGGAGGACACGAAAAAACTGGCGGACTCCCTCGGCTTTCTATACCGCGATCCCGGAACAGGCGACATCATTCACTCCACTTACACCTATTTTTTGGATGAAGACAACAACCTTCTGGAACAGTTTACAATGGGGCAAGGGTTTGACAGGGAAAAAGTGTTCAAACGCATTATGAGTACTGTGAACTGAACAGCAGCGTCTTGTGAAAAGTGTTTGTCTTTTCTGTTAAGAA includes the following:
- a CDS encoding b(o/a)3-type cytochrome-c oxidase subunit 1 encodes the protein MKPSIRSIHAADAKLTMAHLFVAFGALFIGATAGLLQTLVRTGKFTLPAGIGYYQILTVHGVLLGLVLTTFFIIGFVLATQSKTAGAYSAGERKWAWTGFILMTVGVAITSTYILLNEASVLYTFYAPLMAHPGFYIGLALVVVGSWLEGFVVFRRHARWRRENPGERSPLLSYMGVVTMLLWLIATLGVAATVLLQFIPWSLGFTETIDVLVSRTLFWYFGHPLVYFWLLPAYMCWYAIVPKIIGGKIFSDSLARMSFILFLLFSFPVGFHHQLTEPGIDPFWKYLQVVLTFMVVIPSLMTAFALFATFEMRGRELGAKGLFGWLKKMPWKDVRFLAPFVGMLMFIPGGIGGIINASNQMNQVVHNTIWVTGHFHLAVATTVVLTFFGVTYWLVPSITGRKLTASMNKLGIVQTVFWAVGMLIMSGAMHWHGLLGGPRRSAFSEYAGNADTTSWGAYQMAQAIGGSILFVGMVLMLVIFVYLAFLAPKGEEEFPVATVSEAAVPTPKVLENWKLWIGVTCALILFAYTIPFIDIVQNAPPGSQGYKLW
- a CDS encoding SCO family protein is translated as MKKLYIAFVVLLILGISSGVLYLKVIRPGNAELPKDVVMETAFGDEYSFADPPKKAKLIEFMYTNCPDVCPVTSLEMSKVRNALEREGVFGDKVEFITITIDPKHDTQDVLQDYAKRFEVTSDDEGWVFLRGSEEDTKKLADSLGFLYRDPGTGDIIHSTYTYFLDEDNNLLEQFTMGQGFDREKVFKRIMSTVN